Proteins from a genomic interval of Ralstonia wenshanensis:
- a CDS encoding TadE/TadG family type IV pilus assembly protein, translating into MRTHTKQRERGAVLPMVGLILAVLLGMAGLVIDLSGLFVAKTELQSAVDSCALSAAQELDGASDALTRATNAGLTAGNANRVVYQASSASLANADVTFSTALNGTYSAAGVASSSSSYVKCTHTKSGITARLIKFVGGATSNAVAALAVATRVHAQSTCPIPVALVPKAVGTAPNYGFQIGEWVSMLYAGGSPTPGEMGWYNLDGSTNANETKTEMDQGYCNSKIGDQLGTPGAKVSVDDNWNARFGIYKNKSNASQLQPDFTGYSYTSTNWTNAVPQNAYSGTPAAGSDKSAANFKNKRLAYANYDDTGTSVTGGDKITGLNVKGGYKSLATSGSSGDLATYGANRRVVLVPVISSASKIIDYACMLMLQPIDGVHNTPQFEFLGNAGSASSPCSPSGLAGGSKGPLVPALVQ; encoded by the coding sequence ATGCGCACGCATACCAAACAGAGAGAACGCGGGGCGGTGCTCCCGATGGTTGGCCTGATCCTTGCCGTGTTGCTCGGAATGGCAGGCCTGGTCATCGACCTGAGCGGCCTGTTCGTGGCCAAGACGGAGCTTCAGTCAGCGGTGGATAGCTGTGCCTTGTCGGCAGCGCAGGAACTGGACGGAGCATCAGATGCGCTGACCCGGGCGACGAATGCGGGGCTGACAGCGGGCAACGCCAACCGCGTCGTCTATCAAGCATCGTCGGCGTCGTTGGCGAACGCGGATGTCACGTTCAGCACGGCACTGAACGGAACCTACAGCGCAGCCGGCGTGGCGTCGAGTTCGTCGAGCTACGTCAAATGCACGCATACCAAGAGCGGGATCACCGCGCGTCTGATCAAGTTCGTTGGCGGCGCCACCAGCAATGCTGTTGCCGCACTGGCGGTGGCCACGCGTGTACATGCGCAGAGCACGTGCCCCATTCCCGTGGCCCTGGTCCCGAAAGCCGTTGGGACCGCCCCCAACTATGGCTTCCAGATCGGTGAGTGGGTCAGCATGCTGTATGCCGGTGGCTCCCCCACGCCTGGGGAGATGGGTTGGTACAACCTCGACGGCTCCACCAATGCCAACGAGACGAAAACCGAAATGGATCAGGGCTACTGCAATTCCAAGATCGGTGACCAGCTTGGTACACCGGGTGCGAAGGTGTCCGTTGACGACAACTGGAATGCACGCTTTGGTATCTACAAGAACAAGTCAAATGCATCGCAACTGCAGCCGGATTTCACGGGCTACTCCTATACATCGACCAACTGGACGAACGCAGTGCCGCAGAACGCCTACAGCGGCACACCTGCAGCGGGCTCCGACAAGAGTGCTGCAAATTTCAAGAACAAACGGCTTGCCTATGCCAACTACGACGATACCGGGACGAGTGTCACCGGCGGCGACAAGATCACCGGGCTCAACGTCAAGGGCGGCTACAAAAGTCTTGCGACAAGCGGAAGCAGCGGAGATCTTGCCACCTATGGGGCGAACCGGCGTGTTGTCCTGGTGCCCGTCATCTCATCCGCGTCAAAGATCATCGACTACGCCTGCATGCTGATGTTGCAGCCCATTGACGGTGTCCACAATACGCCGCAGTTCGAGTTCCTCGGCAACGCAGGGTCCGCCAGCAGCCCGTGTTCACCCAGTGGTCTGGCTGGCGGCAGCAAGGGCCCCTTGGTTCCAGCATTGGTGCAGTAG